GAGTGGCAACGGTTGGCTGAAGAGAATTCTCAAAAAGAGGCAATTCGGATCATTGCCGCCATCCTTGATGACCCAAAAGTCAAATTAACAGTTCCTGATGAATATATCGTTCCCGTTGTTTCAAGTTTGTCATTAAATATCTTAGATACATCAAAACTTGGCAGCACCCTCGATCAAATAAATAAATTCTTAGTTATGGCCTTTACCGAGGATACAGTATCGCAGATATTTGATGCTCTTGGAGGAGCCGCAAGCACGTTCGCTAATTCGACGGCTTTGAACAATCAATGGCCTGAGAAATTCCGAGCTGTCCTCAATCTGGTCATTCTGGGCGTTAAACTGGGCGTTATTACCAATGATAATGTCAGCAGTTTTGTCCAAAATCTCCCCAAGTATATGGTTGATTTTGGTTATGTCACATGCTATGCGCTGATCTCGGACGGTGAAGATTTGCAATCCAATATGGCTGAGGCTATGAAGGTTGTGTCGAAAGCAGAACAAGCTGAGGCATGGTTTTTGGTCATCGCAACCCAACGTGGTTATGGTGGTCAAGCCTACGTTTTGGCCAAGGATTCTCCCAGGAAACAACAGCTGGTTCCTCGGATTTGCCGGGCATGGTTATCAAACTACCCCGAAGCAGCTGCAAAGGGTATTGATCCTGAAGATGTTAAAGATGATTTTGTTGCTCAAACGCTTATGAAGACGGACAAGAAGGAACGGGTCGCATTTTTACGTGAAATTACGCAGGAAGGTTCCCAGTCCTTACCAGGTGGTATGTGGGTTTCTGAGGCCCAGGTAGAAGAGAAAAAAGGATTCTGGGATTCTTTATTCAGCTCAGGAGCAACGTTAGATGAGATCATTGAAGAATATCTCAAACGTAACCCGCTATATGTCAGTTATCGTCCCATTACACCCGTAGACCAGCAGTTTAAAGAATTCTTACGGTTCAATGGACATGGTGAATATAACTACAGGGAACTTGATCCAATTACATTGGAAAGCTTGATCTTATGGGCGGAGGATCATCCTCAGGAAGTTGAGCAACAATTAGCTTTGATGTGGCGTTCGATTGAGCCAGATAATAACATCCTTAAAGTGAATTTCCTCCGGAATGCAATCTTTGAGCGTTGCACAACAGTTTTTGCCGCAGATCCCAATTCTTTCAATACAGGTTTCGTCAAGTGGCTGAAGGAAAAGTTAGTTGATAGCAGCCTTATCTGGCAAGCGGGGAAGACTCAGTACACGGTTCACTACCCGGAGACTGCCTTGGCAACCATGTGTCTGCGAGGCGCCATCGCCACCCAGAATTTATCTCCTTCTCGTCGCGATAAACTCGTGGAGATTGCCCTTACTCAACACCCATCGGTAGACAACCTGGGTGAATTAGGCGCTCAACTTTATAACACAGGTAAAACCTTGTTGGATATTGAAATACCCTGGAAAACCAAATCTGAAATTGCGGATGGATGGCAGATGGGTATTGTGAAGAATGCGATACCTGAAATTTTACAGGAAGTGGCTCAAAGTAAGGTGTCTGGAGAATAAGGCCGTTCACTACGTTTGATATGTCTAGGTTGATCCTGCCGTGGTTTCCGCGGCAGGATCTTAAATCAAGGGAGGATACTTAAATGCCTGAAAAGCAACGGCGCATCACCAATATCTTGTTATTCTTCATTCTTCTTTTCCTTCTGGCGCAGCTCGCAGTGGATCTTGCCCCCTACGTCATCACTGGGCGGATTTTCAATTCCATCTCTTTTTCCACCAGCAATTCTTCCACTTCTGATGTTAGTTTCTCAACCCAGGAGTCTCAGGCTAGTTGGGAGAATCTCTTCTTCGGCGATACCCCCTCGCCATAATGTGGGCATTGGCTATCCTTCTGGCTCAGGTGGAGGTTCAGGTGGGCGCGTTGGACCACGCTGCTGAATCGGGCTTTCACTGGCTGCCTTTCAACAAGTTGGAGCTGCAGTTCTATAATATCCGACATGTGCAGCAGCACACCGGTGAGCTTTGCGAGCGTTTCGGCGCGCATGGCGAGGTGGAGGTAGGTTGGGTGGGGATGGGTTAGGCCAGGAGTTGACCCGTTTTTGTTATACTGTTTGTGACCCCTTATGATTGTCGTCATCAGCCTGGAAAGAATGGGGGCTAGGATAGGAGTATGATGAAAGATAAGAATCACAATTTCATCCTTGTGGGCCTGTTATTCATTTTTGGGCTGTTTGTGCGGCTGTACTTCTTTGTGGGCAACCATTTCCCTTTGCATGATGGCGGTTTCTTCTATGTCCTGATCCAGGAGCTGATATCGAACAATTTCAGCCTGCCCGCTTTTTCTTCCTATAACAACGCCAATATCCCCTTCCTCTACCCGCCTTTTGGGTTCTACTTTGTGGGCGGGATTGAGTTCCTGTTTGGTGTGGATCGCCTGCAGTTGATGCAGGTTGTGCCTCTTTTGGTCACTTCGCTGACCGTCCCGGCTTTCTATTTTCTGGCGTTTGAGATTTTAAAGAGGCGGGAGAAGGCATTTGCTTCTGCGCTGATTTTCTCTTTGCTGCCATACAGCTATAAATGGCTGATAATGGGCGGCGGGATCACGCGGTCCTTTGGGGCTTTGTTCGCGGTTCTGGCGTTGATTTTCTTGATCAGGTTTTTTCGAGAGGGTCGTTGGCAAGCAGGTGTGCTTTGTGCCTTATCATGCGGGCTGACGGTTTTATCCCATCCTGAATGGGCCTGGTTCTTGTTTTATTCCATCGGAATCTACCTGCTCGTCTCTCTTCTCAGCAAGCAGAAAAAGGTGCTGCTCCGTTCAGCTCTTATTTTGTTCGGGACGGCACTTGTGATTCTCCCCTGGGTTTTGAAAATTTATTCCCCTAAGGTTTTGCATCCCTTGCAGGATAGCGGCTTTTCAAGAGCTGGAGAAATCTTGAAATTCCTTATGCTCAGCTGGTCTGGTGAGCTTCTTTTCCCGGTTTTGACCGTCTTGGCGTTGATTGGCCTGGGCCTGGCCATCAAGGAAAAAGCTTTGTTGATGGTTGTGTGGCTCCCTGCTGTCTTTATCCTTCAGGGCCGGGCGGCGAACCAAAAAGCAGTAATCCCCCTGGCACTCTTGGCAGGTATGGGCTTGGTCAGCCTGGCTGATTGGCTGAATACCCGACACCCTGGCTTTATTAAATCATTTGTATTTAAACTTCTGGGTGCCTTCGTCCTGATTTATACCGTGATCGGCAGTATGATCTCTGTTATCGGATATGCGCAACCATTAAGCGCTCAGGAATTGGAAAGCATCAGCTGGATCGGGCAAGCAACCCCAGCCAATTCGAATTTTCTGATGTTATCCGGGGAAGGGTGGGTTGAGGAAGATTATTCGGAGTGGATGGTCTCCTTGACCGGGCGGAACAGCGTCTCTCTGGTTCAGGGATATGAATGGATGCCGGATTTTTCGGGCAGGATCGCTAAATATGATCAGATCCAATATCAATATTCGCGGGGAATGGAACCTCTGATCACCTGGTTGCAGGAGAATGACATCGCCGTTGATTACCTGATTATTCCAAAGCTGAACACCTCCACCATCGGTAAGTCAAACGTATTCGGGCTTCACTGGGAAGATGCCAGGGGGTATCCGGGTGTGGAAACCGCCTATGAAAATGACGAGATCCTAATTTTGGATATAACGGGAATAGAATGAAAGATCTAAAGCGCTAATTAATCTTCAATCCAGATAGTAATAATATATTCCACTGTCTTGATATTCGGAAATCTCTCCGGCATCAATGGAGAGGTCAAGTTCTGGAAGGGCGTTGACGTCAATCAGGACCAGGGCGCTTTGGCTGAAGTTTTCCCTGATGAGCTGGTTGATACAGTGCAGATCAGGGCAGGCTATAAGCGATTCGTTGAAGGAAACCAGCCAGGCTTTTTCAGGTGCGAACTCGGTACCATACCACTCATTTAGCACGGTAGTCTGGGAGAGGTATGGCGCCCACTCGAAGAAGGTCTCGGCGCCGATCACGACCAGGTCAGCCTGGGTGGGATTGATCGCGTCAATATTCTCCAATAAGGCTATTTGATCATTGCTGAGGATGGTGTCGGGCGAGATCAGCTCCCGATTGAGGCAGAAATGGAGCGAGTCAACGGCTGCCAGGATGACAATCAGCGGCAGCAGGATGATGTAGGGCAGCCATTTTTTCCTGGGAGGCAGCTCACGGGCCTGGCGTTTCAGAATCATCAGGTCCAGGGCAAAACCGAGAAAGACCACCCCGATGATTCCCATGATCCAAAGCTCTCTGGGAACCAGGCTGGCAAGGACCAGCAGGAGCAGGGTGCTGTATTGTCTGAAATAAATCAGGACACAGAGGGTGAAGATGAACAGCAGGGGGAATATGGCGGAAATCGGCGCTCGAGAGAATTGATGGATGCTCAACAGGGCGTTGAGCAGGAAATTGATGTAAGCCGTATGCTGGCCGGTAAAACTCTCGATAAAGAATGCCAGCCCATGCTTCCAAAGCACAACCCCCCAATAAACGCTTGAGAGGATGACAGCTGTCCCGCCCAGAAGGAGGATATTAAGCAGCAGTTGTTTGATCCGTCCCTTTTCCTGTTTCAACAACTTAAGGAAGAAACTGAAAAAGATAAAGACGGAGACATAGGCGCTGGCGGGTGAAGCGGTGATGCAAAAAGCCCAGATGGTGGCTGCCAGAAAGAGCTTCTTTTTATCGTTTGGGCTTTGGGTGAATTCCCAAAAGGCATCCAGAAGGAGGATGATGAATAGGGCTCCAAAGCTCTCCGCCAGCCCCGCAGCCTCCACCTGATCCATAAAGCTGAGCGGGAGGATGGCATAGAGGGCGAGGGCTAGTAATCGTACTAAGGGGTTTTGGATGATTTTCTTGGTGAGGCGGAAGAAAGCGACCAGCGCCAGGAAGCCGACCAAAGGCGGGAGGGCATTCGTCACCAGGAATTTTGGCAGGCCCAGGGTGAAGGCGAAGAAGGCTTCAAAATAGAATGGAAGCGGGGGATAGGCAAATGGCAGCCCACCCAACGAATAATTGGGGATGGTGGTGGGCAGAGCATAGTGATTCAAAAAGATCTGACGGGAAAATTCAAGGTATAGGCCGCCTAAAGTCCAGGGGCTGGTGAATCCAACGACACCCAGGTGGTAAAGCCTGAGAAACGACCCAATGCTCAGGATCAGGAGCGAAGCGATGGTCATTAATTTGGGATTGCTTTTTTCATTAGCCATAATGTGAAAATGGTTTTCGCGATTGGGGGCTAAACAATACTTATATTGTAATCCAGCAAATTCTCCATTCATGAACTAATGTCTTGACATTTCATTTTGGGTAATCTATAATTACATAATATTTGTAATGATTATAAAGTAGGTTAAAATGAATTCTGTTCAACACCTTATTGATACTCTAAAAACAGCCGGCTGCCGGATCACTCCCCAGCGCCGGAGGATTTGTGCTTATCTGGTTTCGCACGACACCCATCCCACTGCGGCGATGATTTATGATGAGCTCAAGGAGGAGATGCCGTCGCTATCTTTGATGACGGTCTATAATACGCTGAATACCCTTTCAGATCTGGGCGCGATCCACGTGATCGGTCAGGCTGGGGATGACACGGTCCATTATGATGCGGACATTGATCCGCATATCAATGTGATTTGTGTCAACTGCCATACGATCATGGATATTCCGAGCGATCATCTTGTGGAAATCCGCCAGGAAATTGATGAGCAAAGTGGTTTTAAGCTGATCGGCGCGAGAATGTCATTTTATGGCCTTTGCCCGGACTGCCAGGCGAAAGCAGAAAAAGAATCAGGGACCTAACACCAACACATCGGCACACCAATACCATAGAGGAGTTTTGAATGG
This Chloroflexota bacterium DNA region includes the following protein-coding sequences:
- a CDS encoding glycosyltransferase family 39 protein, producing the protein MMKDKNHNFILVGLLFIFGLFVRLYFFVGNHFPLHDGGFFYVLIQELISNNFSLPAFSSYNNANIPFLYPPFGFYFVGGIEFLFGVDRLQLMQVVPLLVTSLTVPAFYFLAFEILKRREKAFASALIFSLLPYSYKWLIMGGGITRSFGALFAVLALIFLIRFFREGRWQAGVLCALSCGLTVLSHPEWAWFLFYSIGIYLLVSLLSKQKKVLLRSALILFGTALVILPWVLKIYSPKVLHPLQDSGFSRAGEILKFLMLSWSGELLFPVLTVLALIGLGLAIKEKALLMVVWLPAVFILQGRAANQKAVIPLALLAGMGLVSLADWLNTRHPGFIKSFVFKLLGAFVLIYTVIGSMISVIGYAQPLSAQELESISWIGQATPANSNFLMLSGEGWVEEDYSEWMVSLTGRNSVSLVQGYEWMPDFSGRIAKYDQIQYQYSRGMEPLITWLQENDIAVDYLIIPKLNTSTIGKSNVFGLHWEDARGYPGVETAYENDEILILDITGIE
- a CDS encoding transcriptional repressor — translated: MNSVQHLIDTLKTAGCRITPQRRRICAYLVSHDTHPTAAMIYDELKEEMPSLSLMTVYNTLNTLSDLGAIHVIGQAGDDTVHYDADIDPHINVICVNCHTIMDIPSDHLVEIRQEIDEQSGFKLIGARMSFYGLCPDCQAKAEKESGT